A single region of the Neotabrizicola shimadae genome encodes:
- the trxA gene encoding thioredoxin, with protein MGANTVAVTDATFDEEVRKSAIPVVVDFWAEWCGPCRMIGPALEELAAEYAGKVKIAKVNVDENPDSPAMLGVRGIPALFLFKDGQVVSNKIGAAPKAALANWIQSAI; from the coding sequence ATGGGCGCGAACACTGTCGCCGTCACCGATGCCACTTTCGACGAGGAAGTGCGCAAGTCCGCCATTCCCGTCGTCGTCGACTTTTGGGCCGAATGGTGCGGCCCGTGCCGCATGATCGGCCCGGCTCTGGAAGAACTGGCCGCCGAATATGCCGGCAAGGTGAAGATCGCCAAGGTCAACGTGGACGAGAACCCCGACAGCCCGGCCATGCTGGGTGTGCGCGGCATCCCGGCGCTGTTCCTGTTCAAGGATGGCCAGGTGGTGTCGAACAAGATCGGTGCCGCGCCGAAGGCCGCGCTGGCCAACTGGATCCAGTCGGCGATCTGA